The following are encoded in a window of Peromyscus leucopus breed LL Stock chromosome X, UCI_PerLeu_2.1, whole genome shotgun sequence genomic DNA:
- the LOC114688670 gene encoding odorant-binding protein-like translates to MAKCSKTKVTGYKQADGSYRTQYEGDNKYELTYLTATHAVFKSKNVDRAGTETNLIFILGKGEPLTEEAHRKVEAYVEKHNIPSENLQDVLATDTCPV, encoded by the exons atGGCCAAATGCTCAAAGACCAAAGTCACTGGGTATAAGCAAGCAGATGGCTCTTACAGAACCCAAT atgaaggtGACAACAAATATGAACTTACGTATTTAACAGCAACGCATGCAGTCTTTAAGAGTAAGAATGTGGATAGAGCCGGCACAGAAACAAACTTGATTTTTATTCTTG GAAAAGGTGAGCCTTTGACTGAAGAAGCACATAGAAAAGTTGAGGCTTATGTTGAGAAACACAACATTCCATCAGAAAACCTTCAAGATGTTCTGGCTACAG ATACTTGTCCCGTGTAA